In Clostridium omnivorum, the DNA window GTGGTATAGACGTAGGAGCGAAGTATGAAATTTATTCAATTATTGCTGACCTTGCAAAGAAAGGTAAAAGCATCATAATGATATCCTCAGAAATGTCTGAACTTTTAGGAATGTCTGATAGAATTATGGTTATGTGTGCTGGAAAGCTTAGTGGAATAGTAGACGGAAAAGATGCAACTCAGGAAGTAATTATGAAGTATGCGACTAAATTCGCATAAATAGGGACATAAAGCCATTAGACTTTATGTGCTATAAAGAGTAGAAGGGGGTCTTCTAAACATGGCAGAAATGACAAATAAAAAACAAAAGTTTAATATAAGAGAATTTGGAAGTAAGTATACAATTTATCTAGTACTTTTAGCATTACTATTAGTAATGGGCTTATTGGATAGCAGCTTTTTATCAGTTGTAAACCTTAAAAACGTACTTATTATAGCTTCTGTTCGCGCTATCATAGCTCTAGGGGTAGGTGGAACACTTATAACTCGTGGAACTGACCTTTCAGCAGGTCGTTCAGTAGGACTTACAGCTTGTATAGCAGCTAGTTTACTTCAAAGACCAGATTATGCATATAAACTATTTGGTAATTTACCACACATTCCAGTATTTGCAGTAATTATATTTGTTGTACTTATTGGAGCAATAATTGGACTGGTTAATGGTTTGGTAGTAGCTTATTTAAAAGTTCCACCATTCATAGCAACTTTAGGTATGATGGTTATTGTATATGGTATTGCTTGTATATATACAAACGCTCAGCCTATAGGTGGACTAAGAAATGATTTTACAAATGTAGCAACTGGCTCATTGTTATCTATTCCTAACTTAATACTAATAGCAGGTGCAGTTGCATTAGTTATGTGGTTTATATATAACAAAACACGTTTTGGAAAATATATATATGCTATAGGTGGAAATCCAAACGCAGCTGAAGTTTCAGGTGTAAATGTTGAAAAGACATTATTAAAGGTTTATGCTCTTGCAGGAGCTTGTTATGGACTTGCAGGTGCACTACTTGCAGCAAGAACAGGTGGAGCTACTAACAACTATGGTTTAATGTATGAGCTTGATGCTATAGCAGCAGCAACTATAGGTGGAGTATCCACAACAGGTGGTATTGGTAGAGTATCTGGAATTATAACTGGTGTTCTTATATTCGAAGTATTAAATAATGGTCTAGTTATACTTGGAGTATCACCATATTGGCAACAAGTTATCAAAGGTGTAATTATAATCGGTGCAGTTGCCTTTGATATAAGAAAATATTTACAAAAGAAATAATATTATAAAAGTGTGTCAAATAACTTTAATGAAGTTTTGGCACACCCCCCAATTATATATGTGCAATCTATAAAAAACACAGCTTAAAGTATAGCATTAAGCTGTGTTTTTATGCTACTATTTACCTGGTGTAAAGCTGCAGTAGCCTATTTTATCGCAGGCCCTTTTCATTTCAACCCATAAGTTATCATCGTTAAGTGTATCAATAGAGGAAGGGTATAAAATATGATTTTCTTTATAGATATGATCTCTTAAATTAAAAACTAAATATTTAACAGCTTCATCTAGCTGATTTTTAAATTCCTGAAAGTCCATTTCAGATACATTTAGTGCTAGTCCTCTAATGAGATGTTTCTTTTCTCTAAGCATATCATGCTCCATTCTCATTATTCTAGTTGGGCCTGTAACCTTTCTAGATTCAAGCTCAGGGAAAAGCACATCTTCTTCTCTCTTATGATGAGGCTCTGCACCTATAATTTCTTCTATTGTATTCAGAAGCATTGAAAATTCCTGTGCAGTTTTATTATAGGTATCCATCTTTTGTATTTTTATATTAATATCATCTAATAATGTCAGCCTCTTAAGTATTTCATCATGTTCCTTTATTAAGGTTGTTAACACATGATCAGGTGATAGCTTAATTCTAAGCATCTCTAGTTCATCCTTTAAAACTTCCATATGAATATCGCAAAGATGTCTTAAATCCTCAGGCTTAGTTCCAGTTTCTATAAGTTTTTGTTCAGCTAAAGATAGCTCAAGAGGATTAATATTCTTAACCATTTCAAGTACCTGTTGTCTAAGCTCCGGTGTTACATCACCACTGTTTAATTTTTGAAGCATTTCAGCTAATTTTTCAACTCTATCCATCCTTATTAACCTCCCATAATTGATGTGTAAAAGCCCTAATAACTTCTCACATGTTTTTTAATTATTAACTATAATTTGATTATAATTATTGCGTAATAATATAGCTGTGATTATGGTCAATATAAAATGTGATTTCAATCAAATTTTTTAAAAAAGCTTTAAATGTAAACAATTTAAAAAGGAAAAGCATATTGCAGTAAAAAACAAGTTAATATATAATGAGGGAATAAGCCAATGAAAGGATGGATAGCTATGTGGAAGGATTTCAAAAAGTTTGCACTTAAGGGCAACGTAATTGATTTAGCTGTGGGCGTAATTATTGGAGCAGCTTTTGGAAAAATAGTTACTTCTTTGGTAAATGACATAATTATGCCGCCTATAGGTCTTTTGCTGGGAAATGTAGATTTTAGCGAGCTATACATAAACCTTAGTTCAAAACACTATGCTTCATTAGCACAGGCAAAGGCAGCAGGAGCGCCAACTATAAATTATGGATTATTTCTAAATAACATATTGGACTTTTTAATAGTTGCTTTTACTATATTCCTTGTTGTAAAGCAGTTTGAACGCTTCAAGAAAAAAGAAGAAGCAGTAGAGACTGAAAAGACATGTAAGTATTGCTACACAAAAATACCTATAGAAGCAACTAGATGTCCACATTGTACATCAGTTTTAGAAGAAGAATAAAAAAAGCCGCTTAAAAAGCGGTTTTTTAAAAACT includes these proteins:
- a CDS encoding DUF438 domain-containing protein → MDRVEKLAEMLQKLNSGDVTPELRQQVLEMVKNINPLELSLAEQKLIETGTKPEDLRHLCDIHMEVLKDELEMLRIKLSPDHVLTTLIKEHDEILKRLTLLDDINIKIQKMDTYNKTAQEFSMLLNTIEEIIGAEPHHKREEDVLFPELESRKVTGPTRIMRMEHDMLREKKHLIRGLALNVSEMDFQEFKNQLDEAVKYLVFNLRDHIYKENHILYPSSIDTLNDDNLWVEMKRACDKIGYCSFTPGK
- the mglC gene encoding galactose/methyl galactoside ABC transporter permease MglC, translating into MAEMTNKKQKFNIREFGSKYTIYLVLLALLLVMGLLDSSFLSVVNLKNVLIIASVRAIIALGVGGTLITRGTDLSAGRSVGLTACIAASLLQRPDYAYKLFGNLPHIPVFAVIIFVVLIGAIIGLVNGLVVAYLKVPPFIATLGMMVIVYGIACIYTNAQPIGGLRNDFTNVATGSLLSIPNLILIAGAVALVMWFIYNKTRFGKYIYAIGGNPNAAEVSGVNVEKTLLKVYALAGACYGLAGALLAARTGGATNNYGLMYELDAIAAATIGGVSTTGGIGRVSGIITGVLIFEVLNNGLVILGVSPYWQQVIKGVIIIGAVAFDIRKYLQKK
- the mscL gene encoding large-conductance mechanosensitive channel protein MscL, whose product is MWKDFKKFALKGNVIDLAVGVIIGAAFGKIVTSLVNDIIMPPIGLLLGNVDFSELYINLSSKHYASLAQAKAAGAPTINYGLFLNNILDFLIVAFTIFLVVKQFERFKKKEEAVETEKTCKYCYTKIPIEATRCPHCTSVLEEE